The Athene noctua chromosome 15, bAthNoc1.hap1.1, whole genome shotgun sequence genome contains a region encoding:
- the LOC141966505 gene encoding cytoplasmic phosphatidylinositol transfer protein 1-like isoform X1: protein MLIKEYRICMPLTTEEYRVGQLYTISKHSHQESEKGEGVEVVKNEPHEDPVHGPGQFTEKRVHLSSKLPSWARAVTPRIFYITEKAWNYYPYTITEYTCSFLPKFSIYIETKYEDNCGDSENIFHSDKILGDHEVSFLDIAFDEIPERYYRSLEDPRFFSSAKTGRGPLREGWRQHTRPIMCSYKLVSVKFEVWGLQTRVEQFVHKVIRDILLIGHRQAFAWVDEWCGMTMEEVRRYERETQEATNELIGLVAPTISVSEVEQPTATHSAPASAPSTPLSDEAPDFLAPPKTRPRKKSAPETLTLPALRERAGAE from the exons ATGCTCATCAAGGAATACCGCATCTGCATGCCGCTCACCACCGAGGAG TATCGCGTGGGGCAGCTCTACACCATCAGCAAGCACAGCCACCAGGAGAGCGAGAAGGGTGAGGGCGTGGAGGTGGTGAAGAACGAGCCCCACGAGGACCCCGTCCACGGCCCCGGCCAGTTCACCGAGAAGCGCGTCCACCTCTCCAG TAAACTGCCGAGCTGGGCACGGGCGGTGACACCCCGCATCTTCTACATCACGGAGAAGGCCTGGAACTACTACCCCTACACCATCACTG AGTACACG TGCTCCTTCCTGCCCAAGTTCTCCATCTACATCGAGACCAAGTACGAGGACAACTGCGGGGACAGCGAGAAT atCTTCCACAGCGATAAAATCCTGGGTGACCACGAGGTCTCCTTCCTGGACATCGCCTTTGACGAGATCCCCGAGCGTTACTACCGCAGCCTGGAG GACCCCCGTTTCTTCAGCTCGGCCAAGACGGGCCGGGGGCCGCTGCGGGAGGGCTGGCGCCAGCACACCAGACCCATCATGTGCTCCTACAAGCTGGTGAGCGTCAAGTTCGAGGTGTGGGGGCTGCAGACACGGGTGGAGCAGTTCGTGCACAAG GTGATCCGGGACATCCTGCTGATTGGGCACCGGCAGGCTTTCGCCTGGGTGGACGAGTGGTGCG GGATGACAATGGAGGAGGTGCGGCGCTACGAGCGGGAGACGCAGGAGGCCACCAACGAGCTCATCGGCCTGGTGGCACCCACCATCTCAGTCAGCGAGGTGGAGCAGCCCACGGCCACGCACTCGGCCCCTGCCAGCgccccctccacccccctcaGCGACGAGGCCCCCGATTTCCTTGCTCCCCCCAAGACTCGCCCACGCAAGAAGTCAGCACCAGAGACCCTGACGCTGCCCGCGCTGCGGGAACGCGCTGGCGCCGAGTGA
- the LOC141966505 gene encoding cytoplasmic phosphatidylinositol transfer protein 1-like isoform X2 — MLIKEYRICMPLTTEEYRVGQLYTISKHSHQESEKGEGVEVVKNEPHEDPVHGPGQFTEKRVHLSSKLPSWARAVTPRIFYITEKAWNYYPYTITEYTCSFLPKFSIYIETKYEDNCGDSENIFHSDKILGDHEVSFLDIAFDEIPERYYRSLEDPRFFSSAKTGRGPLREGWRQHTRPIMCSYKLVSVKFEVWGLQTRVEQFVHKVIRDILLIGHRQAFAWVDEWCDMSLEEVRAFETQMQVATNQKLGSQHP; from the exons ATGCTCATCAAGGAATACCGCATCTGCATGCCGCTCACCACCGAGGAG TATCGCGTGGGGCAGCTCTACACCATCAGCAAGCACAGCCACCAGGAGAGCGAGAAGGGTGAGGGCGTGGAGGTGGTGAAGAACGAGCCCCACGAGGACCCCGTCCACGGCCCCGGCCAGTTCACCGAGAAGCGCGTCCACCTCTCCAG TAAACTGCCGAGCTGGGCACGGGCGGTGACACCCCGCATCTTCTACATCACGGAGAAGGCCTGGAACTACTACCCCTACACCATCACTG AGTACACG TGCTCCTTCCTGCCCAAGTTCTCCATCTACATCGAGACCAAGTACGAGGACAACTGCGGGGACAGCGAGAAT atCTTCCACAGCGATAAAATCCTGGGTGACCACGAGGTCTCCTTCCTGGACATCGCCTTTGACGAGATCCCCGAGCGTTACTACCGCAGCCTGGAG GACCCCCGTTTCTTCAGCTCGGCCAAGACGGGCCGGGGGCCGCTGCGGGAGGGCTGGCGCCAGCACACCAGACCCATCATGTGCTCCTACAAGCTGGTGAGCGTCAAGTTCGAGGTGTGGGGGCTGCAGACACGGGTGGAGCAGTTCGTGCACAAG GTGATCCGGGACATCCTGCTGATTGGGCACCGGCAGGCTTTCGCCTGGGTGGACGAGTGGTGCG acatgtccctgGAAGAGGTCCGGGCCTTCGAGACTCAGATGCAAGTGGCCACAAACCAAAAGCTGGGGAGCCAGCACCCCTAA